The Penaeus chinensis breed Huanghai No. 1 chromosome 29, ASM1920278v2, whole genome shotgun sequence genome window below encodes:
- the LOC125040961 gene encoding glycine-rich cell wall structural protein-like, which yields MNPLSFRGASVLVLVCVVSAAPQGYGSGGDGGLGVDLGGAGGHGGSGVGGGSVLPGVFLGTGVLPESAFGGVAGGVSGGAAGGVIGEEYSAPSAGAAGGFDAGFAGGFDTGVAGGFDTGVAGGFDTGVAGGFDTGVAGGFDTGVAVGFDTGVAGGFDTGIAGGFDTGVAGGFDTGAVSDEYSAPGVDAAPVGAVDTGLVSSNTIPLDAIRSLPGQAAPADEYVGPAH from the exons ATGAATCCTCTTTCG TTCCGAGGTGCATCCGTGCTGGTCCTGGTGTGCGTAGTGTCCGCCGCGCCGCAAGGATACGGTTCCGGAGGCGACGGCGGGCTGGGAGTCGATCTCGGCGGCGCAGGAGGCCACGGCGGCAGCGGCGTTGGAGGCGGCAGTGTGCTTCCTGGTGTCTTCCTCGGTACTGGCGTGCTTCCTGAAAGCGCCTTTGGTGGCGTAGCTGGAGGTGTCTCCGGTGGCGCTGCTGGAGGTGTCATCGGTGAGGAATACAGCGCACCAAGTGCCGGGGCTGCGGGAGGCTTTGACGCTGGCTTCGCTGGAGGCTTCGACACTGGAGTCGCTGGAGGCTTCGACACTGGGGTCGCTGGAGGCTTCGACACTGGAGTCGCTGGAGGCTTCGACACCGGGGTCGCTGGAGGCTTCGACACTGGGGTCGCTGTAGGCTTCGACACTGGGGTCGCTGGAGGCTTCGACACTGGGATCGCTGGAGGCTTCGACACTGGGGTCGCTGGAGGCTTCGACACTGGCGCCGTATCCGACGAATACAGCGCACCAGGCGTCGACGCTGCTCCCGTTGGCGCAGTCGACACCGGCCTCGTTAGCAGCAACACCATCCCTCTGGACGCCATTCGCTCCCTCCCCGGCCAGGCCGCTCCCGCCGACGAGTATGTAGGCCCTGCACACTAA
- the LOC125040894 gene encoding pupal cuticle protein 36-like gives MNSYRIMMRGASVLVMVCMVSAAKLPGYSAGGDSGLGVDLSGAGGHGGGAGGAGSVFPAIFVGKGNLPASAIVGAAGGFSGGAAGGIGGGAVGQGYTGPSTGPIVPVVTVEEEYTAPVAAVSPVVAVEEEYTGPSTGPVGPVVPTVAVEEEYTGPGIDAGPCCCRLSCCDR, from the exons ATGAATTCTTATCGTATCATG ATGCGCGGCGCCTCTGTGCTGGTTATGGTGTGCATGGTGTCTGCTGCCAAGTTGCCAGGCTACAGTGCCGGAGGTGACTCTGGCTTAGGCGTCGATCTCAGCGGCGCAGGAGGCCACGGCGGCGGCGCAGGAGGGGCTGGAAGCGTTTTCCCGGCCATTTTCGTCGGCAAAGGAAACCTCCCTGCTAGTGCTATTGTAGGTGCTGCTGGAGGTTTCTCCGGAGGCGCTGCCGGAGGCATTGGCGGAGGCGCTGTTGGACAGGGTTACACTGGGCCAAGCACTGGTCCCATTGTCCCTGTTGTTACCGTTGAAGAAGAATACACTGCCCCAGTTGCCGCCGTGTCTCCTGTGGTCGCTGTAGAAGAGGAATACACAGGGCCAAGTACTGGTCCTGTTGGACCTGTCGTGCCTACCGTTGCCGTTGAAGAGGAGTACACTGGTCCAGGTATCGACGCTGGCCCCTGTTGTTGCCGTCTCTCCTGTTGTGACCGTTGA
- the LOC125040514 gene encoding PE-PGRS family protein PE_PGRS18-like, with protein MNMLRGVSVLVMVCMVSAAKLPGYSAGGDSGLSVDLSGAGGHGGGAGGAGSVFPAIFVGKGNLPASAIGGAAGGIGGGAVGQEYTGTSTGPVAPVVTVEEEYTGPVAAVSPVVTVEEEYTGPSTGPVDPVAPVVAVEEEYTGPNEVAHVSPPVSEYSSPNH; from the exons ATGAATATG CTGCGAGGTGTCTCCGTGTTGGTTATGGTGTGCATGGTGTCCGCTGCGAAGCTGCCAGGTTACAGTGCTGGAGGCGACTCTGGGTTGAGCGTCGATCTCAGCGGTGCAGGAGGCCACGGCGGCGGCGCAGGAGGGGCTGGAAGCGTTTTCCCGGCCATTTTCGTCGGCAAAGGAAACCTTCCTGCTAGTGCTATTGGAGGCGCCGCCGGAGGCATTGGCGGAGGCGCTGTTGGACAGGAGTACACTGGGACAAGCACTGGTCCTGTTGCTCCTGTTGTTACCGTTGAAGAAGAATACACTGGCCCAGTTGCCGCCGTATCGCCTGTTGTCACTGTAGAAGAGGAATACACTGGGCCAAGCACTGGTCCTGTTGACCCTGTTGCACCTGTCGTTGCCGTTGAAGAGGAATACACTGGGCCCAACGAAGTCGCACACGTCAGCCCCCCTGTGAGTGAATACAGCTCACCAAACCACTAA
- the LOC125040982 gene encoding PE-PGRS family protein PE_PGRS18-like: protein MNMLRGVSVLAMVCMVSAAKLPGYSAGGDSDLGVDLSGAGGHGGGAGGAGSVFPAIFVGKGNLPASAIGGAAGGIGGGSVGQEYTEPSTGPVAPVVTVEEEYTGPGTDPVDPVVPVVTVEEEYTGPSIDAGHGSAVSPVVTVDEEYSGPSIVVAPVAPVPTVDEEYTGPNEVAHVSPPADEYISPNH, encoded by the exons ATGAATATG CTGCGAGGTGTCTCCGTACTGGCTATGGTGTGCATGGTGTCCGCTGCGAAGCTGCCAGGTTACAGTGCTGGAGGCGACTCTGACTTGGGCGTCGATCTCAGCGGTGCAGGAGGCCACGGCGGCGGCGCAGGAGGGGCTGGAAGCGTTTTCCCGGCCATTTTCGTCGGTAAAGGAAACCTTCCTGCTAGTGCTATTGGAGGCGCTGCTGGAGGTATTGGCGGCGGCTCTGTTGGACAGGAGTACACTGAGCCAAGTACAGGTCCCGTTGCCCCTGTTGTTACCGTAGAAGAGGAATATACTGGCCCAGGTACTGATCCCGTTGACCCTGTTGTACCTGTTGTTACCGTTGAAGAGGAATATACTGGGCCAAGCATTGACGCTGGCCACGGCTCCGCTGTCTCACCTGTCGTGACTGTTGACGAAGAATACAGCGGACCAAGCATTGTCGTTGCTCCCGTTGCCCCCGTTCCAACCGTTGATGAGGAGTACACTGGGCCCAACGAAGTCGCCCACGTCAGCCCCCCTGCTGACGAATATATCTCACCAAACCACTAA